The proteins below are encoded in one region of Deltaproteobacteria bacterium:
- a CDS encoding MFS transporter, with the protein MDVLAFTGQGEVTTGFLSRDTWLLFGSRSIRLFAYGLLSVILALHLAAVGLSDRQIGLLLSCTLVGDAVISLFIARFADRIGRRRMLLVGAGLMVLAGIVFGLTSNPLVLSLVAFVGVLSPTGNEAGPFIAIEQAALAQITDDRQRTRVFAWYNLVGSLATAVGALAGGVVTVELQRWGYSQLHSYRLLFAVYAVLGVALGLLFLIASSRVEVVTTQVHGPGLTGLHRSRGLVRNLSGLFFVDSFAGGLVVQSLLAYWFYLRFGADVATLGQLFFWVHIVAGLSALVAARLAAQFGLINTMVFTHIPANVFLLLTPLMPTLTLAMMMCVLRYCLAQMDVPARHSYLMAVVATDERSAAAGMTTFARTAGSALAPAMTGAFFSAAFLNAPFFLAGGVKIAYDVALYFCFRDIKPPEEQAPTS; encoded by the coding sequence ATGGATGTGCTGGCTTTCACAGGGCAGGGCGAAGTAACGACCGGCTTTCTCTCCCGCGACACTTGGTTGCTCTTCGGCTCGCGCTCCATTCGCTTGTTCGCCTATGGGCTCTTGTCGGTCATTCTGGCGTTACACCTGGCAGCAGTGGGGCTGAGCGATCGGCAGATCGGCTTGTTACTCTCCTGCACGCTGGTGGGCGATGCCGTCATCTCGCTGTTCATCGCGCGCTTTGCCGACAGGATCGGTCGGCGGCGGATGCTGTTGGTCGGTGCCGGGCTCATGGTACTGGCGGGTATCGTCTTCGGTCTGACCAGCAATCCGCTGGTGCTTTCTTTGGTTGCGTTTGTCGGAGTGCTGAGCCCGACCGGGAACGAAGCCGGACCGTTCATTGCCATCGAACAAGCCGCCTTGGCGCAAATTACCGATGATCGACAACGCACCCGCGTCTTTGCCTGGTACAACTTAGTCGGGTCGCTCGCGACGGCAGTTGGCGCGTTGGCCGGCGGTGTCGTAACGGTGGAGCTGCAACGGTGGGGCTACTCTCAACTGCACAGCTACCGCTTGCTCTTCGCTGTCTATGCCGTGCTTGGGGTCGCGCTTGGCCTGTTGTTTCTTATCGCCTCGTCGCGAGTAGAAGTGGTGACGACACAGGTGCACGGCCCCGGTCTCACCGGACTCCATCGGTCACGCGGTCTCGTGCGCAACCTCTCCGGGCTCTTTTTCGTAGATTCGTTCGCTGGCGGGTTAGTCGTGCAAAGCCTCTTGGCCTATTGGTTTTACTTGCGCTTTGGTGCCGACGTCGCCACGCTTGGGCAACTGTTCTTTTGGGTGCACATCGTGGCTGGGTTATCGGCGTTGGTCGCCGCGCGCCTCGCTGCACAGTTTGGGCTGATTAACACTATGGTGTTCACGCATATTCCGGCCAACGTCTTTCTCTTGCTGACGCCACTGATGCCGACACTGACGCTCGCCATGATGATGTGCGTTTTACGCTACTGCCTAGCGCAAATGGATGTGCCGGCTCGCCATTCATATTTGATGGCGGTGGTGGCTACTGATGAACGCTCGGCGGCGGCGGGCATGACGACATTTGCCCGCACGGCGGGGAGTGCACTGGCGCCGGCGATGACTGGCGCTTTCTTTAGTGCGGCCTTCTTGAACGCGCCATTTTTTCTCGCGGGTGGCGTCAAAATCGCCTACGATGTGGCCTTGTATTTTTGCTTTCGCGACATCAAACCACCGGAGGAACAAGCTCCCACCTCATGA